The stretch of DNA ATGCCATCCTTGCCCTGGCGGGCGTTGCTGCGCACTCCGTGGTGCGGCCGGCAGCGCCCCTGACCACCTTCATTGCCGGCTACGCCGCCGGCCTGGCCTCGGGCTCCGGACAAAGCACGGAGGCTTCATCCATGGAAGAGGCCCTGGCCGTGGCACGTTCCCTGGCTGCAGATTACGATGCCGAAGCCGCCGGGGCTCCCGGCGAATGACTGAAGAACCCGGGGAAGAACGGAGTTCAGCAGACCCGCCAGAGGCGACGCACCACCTCGCCCATACCTGGGAGGAAGCCCGGCAGGCTGCCTTCGCGGCAGCAACGCCGATTCCTGCCGGACCGGTTCCCCTGCATCTGGCCCTTGGCCGCACCCTGCACCAGGACATCGTGGCACTGCAGGACATGCCTCACTACGCGTCCTCGGCCATGGACGGCTGGGCGGTCAACGGTACCGGCCCGTGGATCCTCGTGGAGCCCGGCACGCGGCTGGCGCCGCACCAGGCAAGCCCCATTGTGACCGGCGGGCTCATTCCTCCCGGCGGAAAAGCCGTGCTTCGCAGCGAGAGTGCTTTGCTGGGCAAGGACGAGGACGGACTGCCGGTCCTGACTACCGGCGGAAGCGCCCGGCCGGGTGAGCCGCGCACCGGCCAGCACATCCGGAAAGCCGGTGAGGAAGCCCTGGAAGGGGACATCCTGGTGAAAGCGGGAGTGTTGCTTAACCCTGCGCATCTTGCACTGGCCGCCCTGGCCGGCTACGACGAAGTGCCCGTCCAGGGCAAACCCATGGTCCGGCTTTTGCTGACCGGTTCCGAAGTGATTGGCGAGGGTATGCCGCTTCCGGGCCAGGTACGCGACACTTTTGGTCCGCAACTGCCGGCAGTGGTGAACATGCTTGGAGGAATAGCAGGCGAACAGCAGCGGATCGGCGACTCTTACGCCGAGTGGCTTGCCGCCCTCGAAGACGTGGTGCCGGAGGTGCCGGGCGCGCCGGACCTGCCGGCCGACGTCGTCATCACCACGGGCGGGACAGGAAAGTCTGGCACCGATCATCTCCGCCAGGCCGTGGCCGAGCTGGGCGGCCGGCTGGTCATCGACGGGATAGCGATGCGGCCGGGGCACCCGGCGGTCCTCGCGGAGCTGCCGGACGGGCGGTTTGTGCTGGGACTGCCGGGGAATCCCCTCGCCGCGATGATGGCGCTGTGTACTGTGGGGGCGCCGCTGCTCGCCGCGCTGGGCCACGGCGCCCTGCCGGAGATCCAAGAGGTGCCGTCCGGAAGCATCATCGAACCCGATCCGGGGCGCACGCGCCTGATGCCGTTCCGCCTCGTGTACGGGATGGCTTCGCCGGCACAGCACACCGGTCCCGGCATGATGCGCGGGCTGGCGTCGGCCGACGGCGTTATGGTGGTGCCGCCGCATGGGGTCCAGCTCGGTGAACTGGTACCGGCTTTCGCCCTGCCCTGGGGCCCGCCCATTCCGGCAGCTGCGGATCCCGGTTCGAAAGCAAAGACCAGGAACGCGGGGCGGCCTGCCCGAACGGCCGCCAAGCCGGCAGCCACGGGCCCCGTGGACTGGAGCGCGCTCCTTGGCTGAGCATCGCTGCGTGTGTGCGTCCCGGCTGGTATCCGGCTCCGGCAGTTGCCATGATGGAGCTATGAACAAGCAGGGGTGGCCGTGGGCCGCGTGACCCAGCGCCGCAAGGTGCACAAGTATGTCCTCGATGGTTCTCCGAAGGCCCTCGAATTTCCGGTGCGGCACCGCGAGGATGTCCTCGCGGTGGAGGAGCCGCTGGAGATCCGGCTGGGCCAGCTGTCCTTCTCGGTGACCATGCGCACCCCGGGTGACGACTTTGACCTGGTGGCCGGGTTCCTGGTGTCGGAGGGCATCATCTGGAGCGCCGAGCAACTCGTGTCGCTGCGTTTCTGCGCCGGCGAGGACGAGAACGGCATGCAGACCTTCAACGTGGTGGAGGTCCAGCTGCGGCCGGACGTCACCATTCCCTCCATCGGCCGCCACATCTACACATCCAGCTCCTGTGGCATTTGCGGGACGGATTCGATTGAATCCGTCCGGAAGTCCTCGCGCTACAACCTCGCCGAGGACCCCCTGGGCATCGACGCGGAACTCCTGGCATCGCTGCCGGGGCTGCTGCGGAAATCCCAGCGCGTTTTTGAGGATACCGGGGGAGTGCACGCTGCCGGGCTGTTCAAGATAGGGGACGACGGCGGCGCGGAACTTTTGTGCCTCCGTGAGGACGTGGGCCGCCACAACGCCGTGGACAAGGTAGTGGGCTGGGCCCTGCGTGAAGGACTGCTCCCGCTGCGCGGGACCGTCCTCCAGGTGTCCGGCCGGGCCTCCTTCGAGCTGGTGCAGAAAGCGGCGCTGGCAGGAATCCCGGTGCTGGCTGCCGTCAGCGCGCCCTCCAGCCTTGCCGTGGAGCTTGCGGAGGCAAGCGGCATGACACTGGCCGGATTCAGCCGGGGCACCAGCCTTAACATCTACACAGGGGACCAGCGGATCGTCAGGCCCGCTGTACACGTTCCGGCCCGCGCGCTGCCCTGATCCAGGGGACCATTTTGTAGGTCTGTCCACAAACCGCTTTGGGGTTGTTCCCCCCTGAGCAGTTGGCTAGTAGGCTACCGGTGGGTAGTTAATCTACCGAATGGACACCTTGGTCCACATTTCCAGCGTTTAAGAGGGCCAACATTGCATGACGACCGACGGATCACGGAAGTCCGCCTCGAAAGGTTCGTCCGCGAACGCATCACCCCTGCCGTCTACAGCCGGAGCCTGCCTCTGGCCTTGAGCAGCTGGGATGTTTCCGACGAGCCGGTCCCGGCCCTCGAAGCCATGCGGCAGGACTTCCAGCCGCAGGAACATGGCGCTCCGTGGGGGAAACCGTGGGGCACCAAGTGGCTGCGCCTCCAGGGCGAGGTGCCGGAATTCTGGGGTGCCGGGCCGGACACCACGGTGGAAGTGGTGGTGGACCTTGGCTTCACTATCGAGGTCCCGGGTTTCCAATGCGAAGGCATCGCCTGGCGCGCCGACGGCACCATCATCAAGGCGGTCTCTCCCCGCAACCAGTACATCCCGCTGAAGCTGCTTGGCGGCGGCATGGCCGTGGACTTTTACGTGGAGGCAGCCGCCAATCCGGACGTTGCCCAGGGCTGGACTTTTGCCCCCACGCCATACGGGGATAAGTCGACGGCGGGAACGGCGCCGCAGTACCGGTTGGGAACCATTGCCATCGCGGAGCTGAACCAGACCGTGTGGGAACTCCAGCAGGACATCTGGACGCTGTCCGGGCTGATGGCTGAGCTGCCCTGGGAACAGCCACGGCGGCACGAGATCCTGCGTGCCCTCGAGCGCATGATGGACGTGATGGACCCCGATGACGTGGCCGGCACTGCAGCAGCCGGACGTGAAGCGCTTGCCGAAGTCCTGGCAAGGCCCGCCTACGCGTCCGCGCACCAGCTGGTGGCCACCGGCCACGCCCATATTGACTCCGCCTGGTTGTGGCCGGTCCGGGAAACCATCCGTAAATGCGCCCGCACGTTCTCGAACGTCGTGGCCCTGATGGATGAATACCCGGACTTCGTCTTCTCGTGCTCCTCCGCCCAGCAGCTCGCCTGGATCAAGGAGTTCTACCCCGAACTTTTCGGCCGGATCCGGGAGAAAGTGCGGGCCGGCCAGTTCGTTCCCGTCGGCGGCATGTGGGTGGAATCCGATACGAACATGCCCGGCGGGGAGGCCATGGCCCGCCAGTTCGTTGAGGGCAAGAGCTTCTTCCTAGCCGAATTCGGGGTGGACTGCCAGGAAGCCTGGCTGCCTGACTCCTTTGGCTATTCCGCAGCCCTGCCGCAGATCGTCAAATCCGCCGGCAGCAGATGGTTCCTCACCCAAAAGATCTCCTGGAACCAGACCAACAGGATGCCGCACCACACCTTCAACTGGGAGGGCATCGACGGCACCCGGCTCTTCACCCACTTCCCGCCGGTGGACACCTACAATTCGGAGCTCAGCGGACGCGAACTGGCCCACGCCGAGCGCAACTACCGCGACCATGGCCGCGGCACAGTGTCCCTCGTGCCCTTCGGCTATGGCGACGGCGGCGGCGGACCTACCAGGGAAATGCTTGCCGCTGCTGCCAGGACGGCGGACCTGGAAGGCTCACCGAAGGTGCGGATCGGATCGGCGGCGAGCTTCTTCGAACAGGCCGAGACAGAGTATCCGTCCCTCCCGGTCTGGGCGGGCGAGATGTACCTCGAACTGCACCGCGGCACGTACACCAGCCAGGCCCGGACCAAGAAGGGCAACCGGCGCAGCGAGCATCTTCTGCGCGAGGCGGAACTGTGGTGTGCTACCGCCGCGGTACGCACGGATTCGTTCGTTTATCCGGCGGCCGAGCTCAAGCGGTTGTGGCGGCTGGTGCTGCTGCACCAGTTCCATGACATCCTCCCGGGCAGCTCCATCGCCTGGGTGCACCAGGATGCCGAACGCAATTACCAGGCCATTGGCGTTGCCCTCGAAGCGCTCATCGCCGACGCCGCTGCCGCCATGCTTGGCAGCGGTGAACGGACCTTCCTGCTCAATGCCGCCCCGCATCCGCGGGCCGGAGTATCCGCGTTCGCGGCGGGGGAGCCGGCCGCGCCGGCGCTGCCGGCACGGGCCACCGCGCAGGACGGCGGCTACGTCCTGGACAATGGCATCATTCGTGCGGTGGTGGATGCCGAGGGGCTGATCACCTCGCTCAAGGACTACGCCAGCGGCCGCGAGGCGATTGCCCCGGGGGAGCGCGGCAACCTGCTTGAGCTGCACCGTGACACGCCCAACGAGTGGGATGCCTGGGACATTGACGAGTTTTACCGGCGTAACGTCACGCCTTTGACAAGCGCTCAGTGCGTGCGGCTGGCGGAGGATGAAGGCGGCGTTGCTGTTGTGGTGGAACGGCTGGCAGGGTCCTCTGCCATCACCCAACGCATCGGCCTTGCCGCTGGAAGCCCATCGCTGTCCATCACCACGTCTGCTGACTGGCAGGAGCGGGAAAAGCTGTTGAAGCTCGGCTTTGCCCTGGATGTGCGGGCTGACCGGTCAGCCGCCGAGACCCAGTTCGGGCACGTCTTCCGCGCCACCCACACCAACACGTCCTGGGAAGCCGCCAAGTTCGAAATCTGCGCGCACCGCTGGATCCACGTGGCGGAGCCGGGCTACGGCGTAGCAGTCTCCAACTCGTCCACCTACGGGCACGATGTCACCAGGAGCATCAGGGAGGCCGACGGCGGCACCACCACCACAGTGCGCTTGTCACTGCTGCGTGCCCCGAAGTTTCCGGACCCGGACGCGGACCGCGGGCAGCACGAGCTCACCGTGACCATCCGGCCTGGCGCTGGCATCGCCGATGCCGTCCAGGAGGGGTATCGCACCAATTTGGCACCGCGCCTGGTCAGCGGAGGATCGCCGGTGGAGCCGCTGTTCACCTTATCCAACCCGGCCGTTGTTGTTGAGGCGGTGAAGCTTGCAGAGGACGGCTCCGGGGACGTGATCGCCAGGCTGTACGAATCGTTGGGCCAGCGCTCGGCCGGAAGGCTCACCGCCAATTTCCCGGTCCGGAGCGTCACTGCCGTGGACCTGCTGGAGCGGGCAGCCGAGGCGGTTGGAGTGGAGGCCGGCCCCGATGGCGCCAAACTGCTGCTCCGGCCGTTCCAGCTGGTGACCTTGCGTTTTGAGCGCGCGGACGGCTGAAAGCCAGGCCAGGGAAGACCCTAATCAGGCGGAAGAAGCCCCGGAAGAATTTGCTATAAGGCCTTAAATGGCTGAGTGGGGGCGGTCCCCAACGGCCGCCACCACTCATCCCCCCAAAGCATGCAAAGGCCCCCGGAGGCTGCATTCGTTCAAGAAAGTATCCCCGTTCGTAAACTCCCGGCAACCCCCGCCTTCACACATCCATGATTATTGCACGTTCTAATGATTGTGTGAAAGCCCCCAGGGTTACGTTTCGGTAGATGACCTCGGCGCGCGGGGTGGCCTCCGGCTTCTGACCCTGGCAGCCCAGATAAGCGCCAGGCCCACAACGAAGCAGAGCACGGCGGTGTAGTTGATGATGAATTCGACCGCGCCCCATTCCGGTGGCACCACAGGGAACAGCAAAGTGAGGGCAATAGCCACTCCGCCTACGGCCAACAGCCCGGCGGCCAGCCGGACCAGCACAGGCAGCCTGCTGCCGACAGCACGCACCATGGCTGGCAGCAGAACCAGGGAAACGTAGGACGGATAGGCGCGCCCGGCTGCCCCGTAGTACTCCACCAGCACAAAATTGCGTTCGCTCTTGCGTGATATTGCCAGCAGTCCTGCAGATGATCCTGAAGTGTCAATCAGGAAGAACACGCCTACCATCACCAGGGATATCACCAGCAGGACTGTCATCCCGGTTCTGCCCGTGATGAGCCGGTAGGCGTGGTCCGCACCGAAACCGCGGGTCACGCGGATGCCCACAAAGTAGATCGCGGCGAAGATGATGAAGCGCAGCAGCAGGTTGGCGAGGTTGATCCCGCCCAGGGCTGCGTCCACAACAAGGTACGGTGCCTCGATGCTCAACAGGATGGCTGCGGTCATCAGGGCGAAGATGTAGAAAAGTGACCTGTTCTCACCGCGGATCGCGCTGGGGACGCGGGCCGCCGCGATAAGGCCGCAGGTGGCCAGTGTTGACCACTGGAGTATTTCGATCATCCCAGGTTCTCCCAAATCTTTTCCGTTTGCGCCTGGTCCTGCTCCTGGCGTCGCAACACCTTGCCCAAGGCCTGCAGCCGGTCGCCGGCCAAAACGGCGAGGTCGCCGTCCGACAGGCTGGCCAGTGCGGCCCGGCGTGCACCGGGGGCCCAGCCCGCTTCCTCTTCGGTAACGAGGCCGGTGGCCACCAGGCCGCCGGTCAGTCCAACCCCGGCCGCCCGGGCCGTGGCAACTGCCAGCTCAGCCGTCAGCCGGTTGGCCGTCAGCTGCGCCGAATAATTCTGGGGCGCAATCCCGGTCGCGGCAGAGACGCGGTGCCGCACCTCGCCGTCGTCAATTGCCTCAACCCAGTTCTTGACTGAGGTGGCGTGCGGCGCCGGCGAGAGGACGGGCGGTTCATCGCCGGCCTCCCTGCCGGGGTCCAGGGCCGGACGCGCCAGCACGGCGCCCAACAGGTCGGCGGTGGAGATCTGGCTGACCAGTTCCCAGCGCGTGGGCGGCGGCTGGGGATCGGCCAACTGCCGGTAGGCCTCAAAATCGGCCAGGGCGGCCACCGGGTTGATGCCATAGGCGCGGCTGATGCTGACGACTGTGGTGACCGATACTTTTCCGCGGACCAGTTGCTGGGCGAGGGTGGTCCGCTTGATCCCGGAGATCCTGCAGACGTCAGCCGTGCTGGCCTCCGGCGCAACGCCTTGCAGCCAGCGCTGGAACGCCTTGGCGGGGAGGGTCATAAAGGGCTCTCTGCAGAACGGATGGTGTGTTGAGTTTAGCTTCCGGTATCCCGCCGGTTTTACCCGGGCTCCGGTTTCGACTATGCTTGATGGTCGAGCCCGTTGGTCCGTACACCCCCCAAGTCCGGACCAGCGGGTTCTTTTATGTCCGCCGCCTCCGGCGCCCTCCCTCCTGCGGATCAGCAAGGCTGATGCGCGCCGGAAAGTGGACAAACCGGCTGCGGATGCTCCGGTGAAAGGAAGGATCAATGACTGCGACCCTTGTGGCCAAGGAGGTTTCCGGCGGTCACGACCACCGGCAGCTTTTCTCCCGGCTCTCCCTGACCGTTGCCCCCGGTGACGTTGTAGGCGTTGTGGGTGCCAACGGCGCCGGAAAGTCCACCTTGCTGCGGCTCCTGGCCGGTGTCGACCAGCCGCAGGAAGGAACGGTCAGCCTTGCCCCGGCAGACGCTTTCGTGGGCTGGCTTCCCCAGGAACACGAACGGATCCATGGTGAAACCGTGGCCGGCTACATCGCCCGGCGGACAGGCTGCGCCGAGGCCACAGTCGAGATGGAATCCACCGCCGAGGCGCTTGGCTCCGGCGCGCCCGGTGCCGATGATGCCTATTCCCGGGCCTTTGACCGCTGGATGGCCTCAGGTGCCGCGGACCTCGATGAGCGCATCCCCGCTGTCCTGGCAGAGCTGGGCCTCGAAACCGGTGCTGATGCCGAAATGACCGGCTTGTCCGGCGGCCAGGCGGCGCGGGTGGCGCTAGCGGCCCTGCTGCTGAGCCGGTTCGACGTTGTCCTCCTGGACGAACCCACGAATGATCTGGACCTTGCCGGCCTGGCAAAACTGGAGGATTTTGTCCGGGGCCTGCGCGGCGGCGTAGTGCTGGTCAGCCACGACCGGGAATTCCTGGCCCGCTGCGTCACCACGGTGGTGGAGTTGGACCTGGCGCAGAATTCGGTAGCGGTTTACGACGGCGGCTACGACGCCTTCCTGGAGGAACGCGCCGTTTCACGGCGGCACGCACGCGAGAAGTATGAGGAGTTCGCCGCCACCAAAGCGGACCTGGTGTCCCGGGCGCGGACCCAGCGCGAGTGGAGTTCCCAGGGTGTGCGGAACGCCATGAAGAAGAGCCCGGACAACGACAAGATCCGCCGGGCGGCCAGCACTGAGTCTTCGGAGAAGCAGGCCCAGAAGGTGCGGCAGATGGAATCGCGGATCGCCCGGCTGGACGTGGTGGAAGAGCCGCGGAAGGAATGGCAGCTGCAGTTCTCCATTGGCCAGGCGCCCCGCTCCAGCTCGGTCGTAGCCACCCTCCGTGACGCCGTGGTGAGCCAGGGCAGTTTCACCCTGGGCCCGGTAAATCTCCAGCTCAACGCGGGGGAGCGGATCGGCATTACCGGCCCTAACGGTGCCGGCAAGTCCACCCTGCTCCGCCTGCTGCTGGGCGGCCTCGCGCCGGAGTCCGGCAGCGCAGCCATGGGCGCTTCCGTGGCGATCGGCGAGATTGACCAGGCGCGCGGGCTGCTTGCCGGCCACCTTCCCCTGGCTGACGCTGTAGAGGCTGTCCTGGTGGACCTCACTCCGGCGGAGGTCCGCACGCTGCTGGCCAAGTTCGGCCTCAAGGCGGACCACACTGCCAGGACCATTGATTCGCTGTCGCCCGGTGAGCGCACCAGGGCGGCCTTGGCCCTGCTGCAGGCGCGGGGTGTGAACCTCCTTGTCCTGGACGAGCCAACGAACCATCTCGACCTGCCCGCCATCGAGCAGCTTGAGGAGGCGCTGGAAAGCTACGACGGCGCCCTGCTGCTGGTGACGCACGACCGCAGGCTGCTGGAAAACGTGCGGCTGGATGTACGTTGGAATGTGGAGAACGGAACCGTCACTGAAGTGCTGGCCGACAGCGCCTTGAAAGGCAACCAAAAATGAGTATGGACAGGGTTGCCTGGAGCTCCCTCTACAACATCACCCGCGCCTCCAACGGCTCCAAGCCGTTCTCCAGGGAGCTCCTCAAGCGTGTGTTTGGTTTCGCGCGGCCGCACCGCGGCCGGCTGATCGCCTTCGTGCTGCTGTCCATCGTGATGGCCGTCCTGGCTGTGGCAACACCGGTGCTCGCCGGCCAGGTGGTGGACGCGATCATCGCGAAGACGGACGCCGGAACCGTGGTCTGGCTCGCAATACTGATTGCGATCGTGGCTGTGGCCGAGGCCGGGCTGGGACTCGTGACGCGTTGGTTGTCCGCTTCCATCGGCGAGGGCGTGATCCTGGACCTGCGCACCAAGGTGTTTGACCACGTGCAGAAGATGCCTATCGCCTTCTTTACCCGGACCCGCACCGGTGCCCTGGTGAGCCGTCTTAACAATGATGTGATCGGGGCGCAGTCGGCCTTCGCCGGCACGCTTTCCGGTGTGGTCAGCAATGCGGTGGCGCTGGCCCTGACCCTTGTGGTGATGCTGAATAAATCCTGGCTGGTGACTGTGCTTGCCATGATCCTGCTCCCGATCTTCCTCATCCCCGCCCGTCGTATGGGTTCCAGGCTGGCCGAGCTGCGCCGCGAAGCCGCCGAGCACAATGCCACCATGGGCACGCAGATGACCGAGCGCTTTTCCGCCCCTGGCGCCACCTTGGTGAAGCTCTTCGGGCGGCCGGACGAGGAATCCCGCGAGTTCGCCGTCCGCGCAGGCCGCGTCCGCGACATCGGGGTCCGTACTGCCATGCTGCAGTTCACCTTCGTGACCGCCCTGACGCTGGTCTCGGCGCTCGCCCTCGCTTTGGTGTACGGGCTGGGCGGCTGGCTGGCGCTGGGAGGGCAGCTGGCCGCGGGCGACGTCGTTGTATTGGCTCTGCTGCTCACGCGCCTCTACGCTCCGCTCACCGCCCTCTCCAACGCACGGGTGGAAATCATGAGTGCCCTGGTCAGCTTCGAGCGCGTCTTCGAAATCCTGGACCTCAAGCCGCTCATCCGCCAGAAGCCGGATGCTGTGGAATCGCCGCGCGGCCCGCTCTCCGTGGAGTTTGACGACGTCCAGTTCTCCTACCCCTCTGCGGACAAGGTGTCCCTGGCCTCCCTCGAAGACGTCTCCACCCTGGACACCCGCGGCGGCGAGGAAGTCCTGCACGGGGTCAGCTTCCGGGTTGAGCCTGGGCAGACGGTGGCGCTGGTGGGCTCTTCGGGCGCCGGCAAGTCAACCATCGCCCAGCTGCTGGCCCGACTTTATGACGTCGATTCCGGCGCCATCCGTTTTGGTGGCGTGAGGCCCGGAACAGGGGTGGATGTCCGCGACCTGACCTTCGATTCCCTCCGGGAGACCCTGGGAATGGTCACCCAGGACGGCCACCTCTTCCACGAAACCATTGCCTCCAACCTCCGGCTGGCCAAGCCGGACGCCACGGACGAGGACATGTGGTCGGTCATCCGCCAGGCCCGGCTCGAAACCATGATCCGGTCCCTGCCGGACGGGCTGGACACCGTGGTGGGGGAGCGCGGCTACCGGCTCTCCGGCGGGGAACGGCAGCGGCTCACCATCGCGCGGCTACTCATCGCGCAGCCTCGCGTCGTCATCCTCGATGAGGCGACTGCCGCGCTGGATTCAACCAATGAAGCCGCCGTGCAGGCTGCCCTGGGCGCCGCGCTCGAGGGACGGACCGCCGTCGTCATTGCCCACCGGCTCTCCACCGTCCGTGCCGCCGACGCCATCCTGGTGGTGGAGGACGGCCGGATTGTGGAGCGCGGCACCCACACCGAACTGCTGGCCGCCGAAGGCCGTTATGCCGAGCTGTACCGGACGCAGTTCGCCGAAGCCACCGCAGTGGTCCAGGAAGCAGTTCCGGAGTTCTAGTTGCCCCGCGGCTTCGGGGACGGCGGCTTTAGGGCTGGCGGCTTCAGGGCTGGCGGGCCAGCACGGGCAGGATATGGTCCGTCAGGAGCGGGGCGAGGTCGCCGGGCAGTTCGGCGACCCCGTCCAGGGCTGGCAGGTCCAGCCACCGGATCTCCGCAATCTCCGCGGAGGGGCGGGCCTCCCACGTGCCCGGAGCCATAAACACCGTTGCCTCGATGTCAGTGGCAGCCTCGTTGGCGGCGTCGGCAATCCAGACCCCCATCAGCCTCAGTTCGCCTGGATCGAGGACGATCCCTACTTCCTCAGCCAGCTCCCGGGCAGCGGCCTGGACGGCGCTTTCGCCTGCTTCGGGCTTCCCGCCGGGGTGCATAAACATGGACGTGCCGCGCTTCCTGACGGTCAGAAGCCGGCCGGCGTTGTCGAAGACGCAGACGGCCGAGACCACGATGCGGTTTTTCATGCTTCCCGTTCCGCCCGCCGGACCAGCCGCGACGTGAGCAGCAGGTTTTTCCGCGGCCCCAAGACGTCCCAGCTGTAACTGAAGCTGTTGGCATCCGTGTAGTGGTAGGCCACGCGGTAGGTGTCGGGATCGCACCAGTGCTGGTCCAGGTTGGCCTCGGGAGAGAAGCTCATGCTGTGGAAGGGGCGGCCGTCCGGGAAGAAGAAGTCCAGCGCGTCGGGACGGGCAGTGGTTTTCAGCACGTAGTCGCGGGTGGCGGGGCCGGTAAAAGTAGGCCAGCGCATGGTGCCTTCCTCGCGGAGGGCCAGGCCGCCGTCGTCCGCGGGAACAAAATGTACGACGCCGGAGAAGGTTCCGCGGGTGCCAGCGGCGCGGTCCAGCAGGTCACGTTGGACCTTCCACAGTCCGGCCTCGGCAGGTTCGTGCCCTGTGGCCGCAGTTGGGCCGAGCAGGTAGGCGCGGAGGCCGAACTCCGGGGGAGGAACGTTCAAGTGCCCTCGATTGGAATCGAACCAACGACACCGGCTTTAGGAGAGCCGTGCTCTATCCACTGAGCTACGAGGGCGCGCATCCGTTGGATCGGCAGGGCCGGGCCGTGGCGGACACGGATACAAGCATACAAGGTGCGGAGCCGTACTACGCTCAAGGCATGAGTTCAGCGCCGTCCACATCGTCAGCCGCTGCCGTTATTCCGGACACCGCCTCCACCCGGCAGTACATCGGGGCGTGGTCGGTGCTCAGCGTGCTGCAGTATTTCGCGGCGGAAGCTGCGGTGATCCTGGCCTGGGCAGGTCCACGGCCCTACGACCTCCGCACGGGCTACATCAGTGACCTTGGTGCCTTGCACTGCGGTGTCTTTGACGGCCGTGCGGTGTGTTCGCCGTTGAACTGGCTGATGAACGCCTCCTTTGTGGTCCAGGGACTCGGGATGCTTTTGGGTGCGCTGCTGCTGAGCTCGGGGCTGCTGCGCGTGGCTGCCCTTGCCGGCGCCCGGGTGCAAGCGGGACGGCCGAGACCGTGGGTCGCTGCAGTCTGCGTGCGCCTGCTGATCGGAACGGCGGGGGCCGGCACGGTGATCGTGGGGCTGGTTCCAGAGGACGCCGGTTCCGGCTGGCACTATTCCGGCGCCGTAATTTACTTCATTACAGGAGCGGCGGCCCTGCTGGTTCTGGGGTTCCTTTGGCTCCGGAAAACAGCTATGGCGTGGTTCATCCTGGCCTGCGGTGTCGTGTCCGCTGCTGCCTTGGTGACGGGCGGGCTGACCGGCATGCACGTGCCCGAACCCGGCACCTTGGAGCGGCTCATGGGTTACCCCGTTACGGTGGGGATGGCGACCGCGGGTCTGGTCATCGCGCAGCGGGTGCGCCGGCACCGGAAGCAACGTGCCCAGCTGCGCGCCCGCGCAGCCCGCTGATGCCACTTCGGCTGACCAGAACCGCTTACTTGACGAAGAACTCGCGGAACCTGCTCAGCGATTTCCCCCCCGAGTAGCCGAGTGTGCCAGCCCCGGCAGACACGGCGTCGTCCGGCGAGAAGATACCGACGGCGAAGGAACCCGACTCAAGCTCTTCAGTCGTCGCGAGAATCGGCGGGAGCGCATCGCCGAGAATTTTTGTGAGGCCGGCCTCGTCATAGCTGGACCCAACCAACTTCACGGTGATGAACTTTCCCGATGTGTTAAGAATTACGTCAACCTC from Pseudarthrobacter siccitolerans encodes:
- a CDS encoding DUF6457 domain-containing protein, encoding MKSQDETLEEWCRSLLQAYELEDVQVDVNAILALAGVAAHSVVRPAAPLTTFIAGYAAGLASGSGQSTEASSMEEALAVARSLAADYDAEAAGAPGE
- a CDS encoding molybdopterin molybdotransferase MoeA, whose product is MTEEPGEERSSADPPEATHHLAHTWEEARQAAFAAATPIPAGPVPLHLALGRTLHQDIVALQDMPHYASSAMDGWAVNGTGPWILVEPGTRLAPHQASPIVTGGLIPPGGKAVLRSESALLGKDEDGLPVLTTGGSARPGEPRTGQHIRKAGEEALEGDILVKAGVLLNPAHLALAALAGYDEVPVQGKPMVRLLLTGSEVIGEGMPLPGQVRDTFGPQLPAVVNMLGGIAGEQQRIGDSYAEWLAALEDVVPEVPGAPDLPADVVITTGGTGKSGTDHLRQAVAELGGRLVIDGIAMRPGHPAVLAELPDGRFVLGLPGNPLAAMMALCTVGAPLLAALGHGALPEIQEVPSGSIIEPDPGRTRLMPFRLVYGMASPAQHTGPGMMRGLASADGVMVVPPHGVQLGELVPAFALPWGPPIPAAADPGSKAKTRNAGRPARTAAKPAATGPVDWSALLG
- the fdhD gene encoding formate dehydrogenase accessory sulfurtransferase FdhD; this encodes MGRVTQRRKVHKYVLDGSPKALEFPVRHREDVLAVEEPLEIRLGQLSFSVTMRTPGDDFDLVAGFLVSEGIIWSAEQLVSLRFCAGEDENGMQTFNVVEVQLRPDVTIPSIGRHIYTSSSCGICGTDSIESVRKSSRYNLAEDPLGIDAELLASLPGLLRKSQRVFEDTGGVHAAGLFKIGDDGGAELLCLREDVGRHNAVDKVVGWALREGLLPLRGTVLQVSGRASFELVQKAALAGIPVLAAVSAPSSLAVELAEASGMTLAGFSRGTSLNIYTGDQRIVRPAVHVPARALP
- a CDS encoding alpha-mannosidase, which encodes MHDDRRITEVRLERFVRERITPAVYSRSLPLALSSWDVSDEPVPALEAMRQDFQPQEHGAPWGKPWGTKWLRLQGEVPEFWGAGPDTTVEVVVDLGFTIEVPGFQCEGIAWRADGTIIKAVSPRNQYIPLKLLGGGMAVDFYVEAAANPDVAQGWTFAPTPYGDKSTAGTAPQYRLGTIAIAELNQTVWELQQDIWTLSGLMAELPWEQPRRHEILRALERMMDVMDPDDVAGTAAAGREALAEVLARPAYASAHQLVATGHAHIDSAWLWPVRETIRKCARTFSNVVALMDEYPDFVFSCSSAQQLAWIKEFYPELFGRIREKVRAGQFVPVGGMWVESDTNMPGGEAMARQFVEGKSFFLAEFGVDCQEAWLPDSFGYSAALPQIVKSAGSRWFLTQKISWNQTNRMPHHTFNWEGIDGTRLFTHFPPVDTYNSELSGRELAHAERNYRDHGRGTVSLVPFGYGDGGGGPTREMLAAAARTADLEGSPKVRIGSAASFFEQAETEYPSLPVWAGEMYLELHRGTYTSQARTKKGNRRSEHLLREAELWCATAAVRTDSFVYPAAELKRLWRLVLLHQFHDILPGSSIAWVHQDAERNYQAIGVALEALIADAAAAMLGSGERTFLLNAAPHPRAGVSAFAAGEPAAPALPARATAQDGGYVLDNGIIRAVVDAEGLITSLKDYASGREAIAPGERGNLLELHRDTPNEWDAWDIDEFYRRNVTPLTSAQCVRLAEDEGGVAVVVERLAGSSAITQRIGLAAGSPSLSITTSADWQEREKLLKLGFALDVRADRSAAETQFGHVFRATHTNTSWEAAKFEICAHRWIHVAEPGYGVAVSNSSTYGHDVTRSIREADGGTTTTVRLSLLRAPKFPDPDADRGQHELTVTIRPGAGIADAVQEGYRTNLAPRLVSGGSPVEPLFTLSNPAVVVEAVKLAEDGSGDVIARLYESLGQRSAGRLTANFPVRSVTAVDLLERAAEAVGVEAGPDGAKLLLRPFQLVTLRFERADG
- a CDS encoding ABC-F family ATP-binding cassette domain-containing protein; translation: MTATLVAKEVSGGHDHRQLFSRLSLTVAPGDVVGVVGANGAGKSTLLRLLAGVDQPQEGTVSLAPADAFVGWLPQEHERIHGETVAGYIARRTGCAEATVEMESTAEALGSGAPGADDAYSRAFDRWMASGAADLDERIPAVLAELGLETGADAEMTGLSGGQAARVALAALLLSRFDVVLLDEPTNDLDLAGLAKLEDFVRGLRGGVVLVSHDREFLARCVTTVVELDLAQNSVAVYDGGYDAFLEERAVSRRHAREKYEEFAATKADLVSRARTQREWSSQGVRNAMKKSPDNDKIRRAASTESSEKQAQKVRQMESRIARLDVVEEPRKEWQLQFSIGQAPRSSSVVATLRDAVVSQGSFTLGPVNLQLNAGERIGITGPNGAGKSTLLRLLLGGLAPESGSAAMGASVAIGEIDQARGLLAGHLPLADAVEAVLVDLTPAEVRTLLAKFGLKADHTARTIDSLSPGERTRAALALLQARGVNLLVLDEPTNHLDLPAIEQLEEALESYDGALLLVTHDRRLLENVRLDVRWNVENGTVTEVLADSALKGNQK